TGCCTTGTCGGTGTTGATGACCCGCGGGGACCCGGCTGTCGTATTCGATCGCAGCGTCTTGGCCAGGAAACGCTTGGCCGCCGCGACATTGCGCTTCGGGGAGAGATAAAAGTCCAGGGTCTGGCCACCGGCGGTAATAGCCCGGTAGAGGTAGCACCACGTGCCGCCGACCCGGATATAGGTCTCATCCACCCGCCAGGACCGGGCCTGCCAGTCGGGTACCTGCCGGTACCAGCGAGTCTGCTTATCCAGCTCAGGGGCGTATTTCTGCACCCAGCGGTAGATCGTGGTGTGATCGACTGGCGCACCCCGCTCGGTCATCATTTCTTCGAGATCGCGGTAGCTCACCCCGTAGCGGCAGTACCACCGCACCGCCCACAGGATGATGTCACGGGGGAAATGCCGACCGGAGAAGATGCCCATGGCTCTGATTATTTCACGCCGGTCTTTCTACTGCCCCAACTTTGCAACAGCACCATCACGGCCTCCACGGGGACGGTAGGTGACTCCTATGACAATGCCTTGGCCGAGAACGTCAACGGTTCCTACAAGAATGAACTCATTCATACCCGCACATGGAACGATATGGTCGACGTGGAAATCGCGACCTTCGAGTGGATCACGTGGTGGAACGAATCACGGCTCCACCAGAGCCTCGATTACCGTACCCCGGTTGAAGTTGAGGCCGAATTTTGGGCACCCAACACCAGTCGAGAAATAATAGAAATCAAGGCAAATGCCTAGGAACAAAACCCGGGGCACTTCAATGTTCCGCCGGACAATCCGCTACAGCACTTCCCGCCAGCTTCGTGGTCTGAGCTCTACTTACCACCGCAGGCCGTTGAACCACAGTCATGCGGTAACCTCCTGCTTGCACTTTGGCTATATCCCCGTGTCCACCTCCTACGGGTCAGGCCCGCAACCGCGTCACAATTGAGCTGCTCAGAATGCAACTTAGGCATGGACCTTTCCTCCCAGCCCTAATGGCCAAAAATCTGAACTTC
This region of Corynebacterium casei LMG S-19264 genomic DNA includes:
- a CDS encoding integrase core domain-containing protein, which translates into the protein MPTGEDAHGSDYFTPVFLLPQLCNSTITASTGTVGDSYDNALAENVNGSYKNELIHTRTWNDMVDVEIATFEWITWWNESRLHQSLDYRTPVEVEAEFWAPNTSREIIEIKANA
- a CDS encoding IS6 family transposase gives rise to the protein MGIFSGRHFPRDIILWAVRWYCRYGVSYRDLEEMMTERGAPVDHTTIYRWVQKYAPELDKQTRWYRQVPDWQARSWRVDETYIRVGGTWCYLYRAITAGGQTLDFYLSPKRNVAAAKRFLAKTLRSNTTAGSPRVINTDKAPALAKAISELKAEGICPQTVEHRQVKYLNNVIEGDHGRLKRILGPKGAFKNRISAYRTLKGMEAMHSLRKGQGTMFAYGHPNPDAVIVSRIFETA